Proteins encoded together in one Canis lupus dingo isolate Sandy chromosome 34, ASM325472v2, whole genome shotgun sequence window:
- the SAMD7 gene encoding LOW QUALITY PROTEIN: sterile alpha motif domain-containing protein 7 (The sequence of the model RefSeq protein was modified relative to this genomic sequence to represent the inferred CDS: inserted 1 base in 1 codon), with amino-acid sequence MAMNPLLTPSGQQRMPLVPSPYEPPTVDRDLLPSTIAPTDPRQFYAPSQFGPSVLPNANMPNMLSNRVYSGWGILPPESIKAMARRNEMIQRQHTARMEMEMHAIYQQRRIEKVNPKGLAGLGIPFLYGSSIPPGPATYHGRSMLPAGDPHFHRSTLRNLQGNPTLVATGPHFLESWGQKCRRLRRSTGNQKVLDNDIESSKSQGEEKLLAQTHVMPYEEDEYAKEPETEALNNQKSSETNEKPTTALANPCGXLEPTHRKPWGAHGAPLEAKASWDGVKEKPSEQGFAACGEKNDVCPPVPRPALPGAHPLVTIGENLSLDEDIQKWTVNDVHNFISGLPGCSDYAQVFKDHAIDGETLPLLTEEHLRSTLGLKLGPALKIQSQVSQHVESMLYKKSLSLPTHTKQAFDQPADTSPLLDFNSWGDNTLDIPCSHDTTIPKGIERDSVRN; translated from the exons ATGGCCATGAACCCTTTACTGACACCATCAGGGCAGCAGAGAATGCCACTGGTTCCCTCACCATATGAACCTCCAACGGTGGATAG agacTTATTGCCTTCTACCATAGCTCCTACTGACCCAAGACAGTTTTATGCTCCTTCTCAATTTGGACCTTCTGTTCTACCAAATGCAAACATGCCGAACATGCTGTCCAATCGTGTCTACTCAG gttgggGCATTTTACCACCTGAATCCATAAAGGCAATGGCCAGAAGGAATGAAATGATTCAAAGGCAGCATACTGCCAG GATGGAAATGGAAATGCATGCCATTTACCAACAAAGGAGAATAGAAAAAGTGAATCCCAAGGGACTAGCAGGCCTAGGGATACCATTCCTCTATGGCTCCAGTATCCCACCTGGCCCAGCTACCTACCATGGTAGGAGCATGCTCCCTGCTGGTGACCCGCATTTCCACAGAAGCACCCTGAGAAATCTTCAGGGAAACCCCACTTTAGTGGCGACTGGTCCACATTTTCTCGAGAGCTGGGGTCAGAAATGTCGTCGTCTTAGGAGAAGTACAGGGAATCAGAAAGTTCTAGACAATGATATTGAGAGCTCCAAAAGTCAAGGAGAAGAAAAACTCTTAGCTCAGACTCATGTGATGCCCTATGAAGAGGATGAATATGCAAAGGAACCAGAGACCGAAGCTCTCAACAACCAGAAGTCAAGTGAAACCAATGAAAAGCCAACTACAGCTCTGGCCAATCCCTGTG AGCTTGAGCCCACCCACAGAAAGCCTTGGGGAGCTCATGGTGCTCCTCTAGAAGCAAAGGCCTCCTGGGATGGTGTGAAAGAGAAGCCTTCAGAGCAGGGCTTTGCAGCCTGTGGGGAAAAGAATGATGTTTGCCCTCCAGTTCCTCGACCAGCTCTGCCAG gagCACACCCACTGGTTACAATTGGGGAAAATCTGTCTTTGGATGAAGATATTCAGAAGTGGACTGTGAATGACGTGCACAACTTCATCAGTGGCCTTCCAGGTTGTTCAGACTATGCTCAG GTATTTAAAGATCATGCAATTGATGGAGAAACCTTGCCATTACTCACAGAGGAGCATCTTCGAAGCACTCTGGGATTAAAGCTAGGGCCAGCACTAAAGATCCAATCGCAG GTATCCCAGCACGTGGAGAGTATGTTGTACAAGAAAAGTCTTTCACTCCCTACCCATACAAAACAAGCATTTGATCAACCGGCAGATACATCCCCTCTTTTGGATTTTAATTCCTGGGGAGATAATACATTGGACATTCCTTGTTCCCATGATACAACAATTCCTAAAGGAATCGAACGAGATAGCGTGAGAAATTAA